Proteins encoded by one window of Cyclobacteriaceae bacterium:
- a CDS encoding thymidine kinase, with product MFIEPHLGRKEPHGRTGWIEVICGCMFSGKTEELIRRLNRALIAKQKVEIFKPVTDTRYHEKNIVSHNENAIRSTPVNFAADILLLSGDCDVVGIDEAQFFDEGIVEVCNTLANSGKRVIVAGLDMDFEGKPFGPMPNLLAVAEFVTKVHAICARTGELASFSFRLAENQDRVMLGEKAEYEARSRRSFMDGMKKRKQGDE from the coding sequence ATGTTTATTGAGCCTCACTTAGGTAGAAAAGAACCACATGGCCGTACCGGCTGGATAGAAGTAATATGCGGCTGCATGTTTTCCGGCAAAACGGAAGAACTCATCCGCAGGCTAAACCGTGCCCTGATAGCCAAACAGAAAGTCGAGATTTTTAAGCCGGTTACGGATACGCGTTATCATGAAAAAAATATTGTTTCGCACAATGAGAACGCCATTCGTTCAACACCTGTAAACTTTGCGGCCGATATTCTGCTCCTTTCCGGAGATTGCGATGTGGTGGGTATTGATGAAGCCCAGTTTTTTGATGAGGGTATTGTGGAGGTGTGCAATACATTAGCCAACAGCGGCAAACGTGTAATCGTGGCTGGTTTGGATATGGACTTTGAAGGGAAACCCTTCGGCCCCATGCCCAATTTACTGGCGGTGGCTGAATTTGTGACCAAAGTGCACGCCATCTGCGCACGAACCGGTGAACTGGCTTCATTTTCATTCCGACTGGCAGAAAATCAGGATCGGGTAATGTTGGGCGAAAAAGCAGAGTATGAAGCCCGAAGCCGCAGAAGTTTTATGGATGGCATGAAGAAGCGTAAGCAAGGTGATGAATAA
- a CDS encoding two-component regulator propeller domain-containing protein, whose amino-acid sequence MNKFISFIVTTAAIVNGYAQEIALGTWRTHNSYQSIHTIAIGNNQVYGASTTGIAVVNADNSLSTITRLDGLGSADITALAFDAPRSQLLVSYADGLLDIIKPNEIISFTTLKNSPTITGSKKINQVVVQDALAYLATDYGVVVFDLNQLEVKETWRDLGPAGQLWSINQCTFLNDSIFLATQQGVMVGSLTDNLLDFANWKRFDTGAFTNSVESIASFNNRIYAAIDGQGLFVYEDGVWLLQDFVGSDFHSLNAGNQLWITESDNLWKLNVSDERVQVTDSKIEQPVFATEDASGNAWIGDLRNGLVSDRTGSFESYIPNGPTFSGGFRLSKNSGHDIFAVSGGYTPTFSSAGNNEFVNAFSSGLWRSESTWLATDVTDVDFTSTKTIVSSFGSGLQVVENSNAVLYTNGNSPLSTNRIAATTVSKDGIWVTNYGAALSLHLLKNNNAWESFSFPFSAAQYPTDLLVDGLNQVWMILNPAQGGGLLVFDRESNEHAYLTEATGSGSLPSRQVYSLALDRNGFVWVGTAAGVAYLNPSQVLSGNVNSVKPVVNGRILLRDETTTAMAVDGGNRKWLGTRNGLWLFDAFGETPIHNFTTTNSPLPSDEILDIEIHPVTGEVFFATPRGIISYRSDATESSGTFSNVKIFPNPVLSTFTGQVSISGLATDARVKITDIAGKLIWETSANGGTAIWHVRDYNGRRAATGMYLIIAISQDGLDSVVGKIAVVN is encoded by the coding sequence ATGAATAAGTTTATTTCATTTATTGTTACGACTGCTGCAATTGTTAATGGCTATGCGCAAGAAATTGCATTAGGTACATGGCGCACGCACAATTCGTATCAGTCTATTCATACAATTGCTATTGGGAACAATCAGGTATATGGCGCATCGACAACCGGTATTGCAGTGGTTAATGCCGATAATAGTTTGTCAACCATTACCCGACTGGATGGGTTAGGAAGTGCAGACATCACCGCACTCGCTTTCGATGCACCAAGGAGTCAACTGCTGGTGAGTTATGCAGATGGATTGCTTGACATTATTAAGCCCAATGAAATTATTTCGTTCACAACCTTAAAGAATTCACCTACCATTACCGGATCGAAAAAAATCAATCAAGTGGTTGTGCAAGACGCACTCGCCTATTTGGCCACCGATTATGGTGTGGTGGTTTTTGACCTGAATCAACTTGAGGTAAAAGAAACCTGGCGCGATTTGGGTCCTGCCGGTCAGTTGTGGTCAATCAATCAATGCACGTTTTTAAACGACAGTATTTTTCTGGCTACGCAACAAGGCGTTATGGTGGGTTCACTTACAGATAACCTGCTCGATTTTGCCAACTGGAAACGGTTTGATACAGGCGCGTTCACCAATTCAGTTGAATCCATTGCTTCATTTAACAATCGCATTTATGCAGCGATTGATGGGCAAGGATTATTTGTTTATGAAGATGGAGTTTGGCTGCTGCAGGATTTTGTCGGATCGGATTTTCATTCACTTAACGCGGGAAATCAATTATGGATTACTGAATCAGACAACCTGTGGAAACTGAATGTATCAGATGAACGGGTGCAGGTGACAGATTCAAAAATTGAGCAACCTGTTTTCGCAACCGAAGATGCTTCAGGAAATGCCTGGATCGGTGATCTGAGAAACGGCCTGGTATCTGATCGCACCGGTTCATTTGAATCATATATTCCAAATGGCCCAACTTTCTCGGGTGGATTTCGCCTTTCGAAAAATTCTGGTCACGATATTTTTGCGGTGTCTGGCGGTTATACCCCGACCTTCTCATCAGCTGGAAATAATGAATTTGTAAACGCCTTTTCATCTGGATTGTGGCGTTCAGAAAGCACATGGCTTGCAACCGATGTTACCGATGTTGATTTCACATCAACAAAAACGATTGTTTCAAGTTTTGGTAGCGGACTACAGGTCGTTGAGAATAGCAACGCTGTTCTTTACACAAATGGAAACAGTCCGCTTTCCACCAACAGGATAGCGGCTACAACTGTATCAAAAGATGGTATTTGGGTAACCAACTATGGCGCTGCACTTTCGCTTCATTTGCTGAAAAATAATAATGCATGGGAATCATTCTCCTTTCCTTTTTCAGCTGCGCAATATCCAACGGATCTGTTGGTCGATGGATTAAATCAGGTTTGGATGATCCTGAACCCCGCGCAAGGCGGAGGTTTGCTTGTGTTTGATCGTGAAAGCAATGAACATGCTTACCTGACGGAAGCAACAGGCTCCGGTTCACTTCCCTCGCGACAGGTTTATTCCCTTGCGCTTGATCGAAATGGTTTTGTTTGGGTGGGCACGGCTGCCGGGGTGGCGTATTTGAATCCCAGCCAGGTTTTGTCTGGAAATGTGAACAGTGTAAAACCTGTTGTGAACGGAAGAATTTTGCTGCGTGATGAGACAACAACAGCAATGGCCGTTGATGGAGGTAATCGCAAATGGCTGGGTACACGAAATGGTTTGTGGTTGTTCGATGCCTTTGGCGAAACGCCCATTCATAACTTTACAACAACCAATAGCCCATTGCCGTCAGATGAAATTCTTGATATTGAAATTCATCCGGTTACAGGAGAAGTTTTCTTCGCAACACCCCGAGGTATCATTTCCTATCGATCGGATGCCACAGAAAGCTCGGGTACATTTTCTAATGTGAAAATTTTTCCAAATCCGGTATTATCCACGTTTACTGGTCAGGTTAGTATTTCTGGCCTGGCCACCGATGCACGTGTTAAAATCACAGACATTGCGGGCAAGCTGATCTGGGAAACTTCGGCAAATGGTGGCACAGCCATCTGGCACGTACGCGATTACAACGGCAGGCGCGCAGCAACGGGCATGTACCTGATTATCGCCATTTCGCAGGATGGACTGGATAGCGTTGTTGGAAAGATTGCTGTGGTGAATTAA